TCAGTAATGGCAATAACAGGCTGTACTTCAGCTTGAAGAGCTGAAAACAAATTTGATGAATCTAAAAGATCATTTACTTCTTGTTGAATTACACTAACCTTAGATCTTCTATGATAAGTCTTAAGCATATTTGCATGATATAACTTTAATCTATTTCCTACTTTGACATAGTAATCAACACCATTAGAATGGACATCAGTGATTATATATGGACCTTTCCATTGCATAAGGAATTTATTTGAACTATTTGGAAGCATAACCAAAACTTCATCATTAACTTTGAATTTACGAGaggtggttttcttatcaaaatactctttatatttctTGGCACTAACCTTGGCATTATTTACTGCAACTTCAGCCATGCTCTGCAATTTATCTCTAAGGTTAATTATGAATTGATAACTAGTAGTTAATTctccatcaatactattattagataCCAATTCATGCAAAATATGTAATGGACCTCTTACATTTCGACCGTACAGCAATTCAAAAGGACTGAACTTTAAACTATCATTTGGAATTTCGCGATATGCAAATAAGGCAACATTAATGTATTTATCCCATTCATTCGGATTatcaatacaaattttctttagcatatttttcaaagttccattcatacgttcaaccattccgttacaagatgcatgataaggactggtgtaaatggctttgatacataataatttattaatttcagacATAAGATCAGACTTGAATTGAGTGCCACGATCACTAAGGATTTCTTTGGGTATACCAACTCTACAAAATATCTCCATTAATGCCTCCGCTACAGAAACTGTATCAATATTGCGTAAAGCAACTGCTTCGGGTTACCGAGTAGCCATATCTATCACCGTAAGAATATACTTATGACCTTTCTTAGTACAAGGAGTGATAGGACCAACTAGATCAATAGCAATACGTGAAAAAGGTTCATTCACAATGGGCATTGGCACTAAAGGTACTTTCTTTGGtttactgctgaacttttgacacGAATGACAAGATTTACAAAATCTATGTATATCTAAGCTTGCCCTTGGCCAATAGAATTTCTGCATGATCTTATCTACAGTCTTACGAGATGAAAAGTGTCCCGCCAACAAAGACTCATGTGCTaacttcattattatattacggtaCTGAACTGGCACAACTAACTGTAATTTTCCCACATCTTCAGGTTTACTACTTTCAAGACACTTGCGATATATTAAATCTCCAACATTTACGTACTTAACTGTCCGACATTTTAAGGTTACACTTTCTTCGTTATCAAGCAACTTACGGATACCAGCAAGTGAAGGACATTCTTTTTGATACTCACTAAATTCATCAGAATTAAGACCATATTCCTTATCCAAAGATTCAAGATTACTAGACATAGGACGCTCCTTTACTTTATCCTTAGCTTTTGCTCTCGTTACAACATTAACGTTAACGTTACGATCAGAAACAAACTCATCACCGTTTATTAAACTTAAACCTGCATCAACATTATGTTTAAGTCCAGGTATAAGACCAATAATGACATCTGCGCAACGTATGGGGGCAACAATAGCTTTAACTTTACCAGAAAAGAATTTAGACTCAACAATTGTATGCACTGTATTTAGGTACAAAGGTCTACCAAGATAGTCATAAACTTTCACTTTTCTGCCACGAGGATAATTTAAAGGTACTAATGTATCTCTAACAACCACGGTATTGCACCCAGTATCAAAAACTATCTCAACTGACTGGTCAAAAATCTTTCCATCGGTATCAGTTACACAattatgcaatttttcttcacGGCCAAGTACTACACCTATTTTAGGCACTACTTTAtcagatttcttatttaatttgtacACAGGGCAATTAGGACGAATATGACCAACTTCACCACAATGATGACATTTAACATTAGAATCAGATTTAGTTACCGAATTCGAAACTTTAGGAGACTTTGAAATATTATCAGCAACAGGTTTAGCATGAGGTTTAGAGGGAATTTTATCATTACTCTTACGGCATTTCTTC
The window above is part of the Palaemon carinicauda isolate YSFRI2023 chromosome 11, ASM3689809v2, whole genome shotgun sequence genome. Proteins encoded here:
- the LOC137649919 gene encoding uncharacterized protein, which codes for MDVKPLIDSAIKQGLTGTQIDEFVHRQLKLQIEYDEIRKKADEEREERVAKRELDKLERERKKADEERKHELELLKLKSSPDYTPDPNPIVDPLRSSLPKIPPFDETVDEIDLYIDRFERLAKFYKWKDDYSMLLGTLLRGRALKIYCSLSSDIVNNFVSLKKALLKAFHINSNVYRRKFRDSIIDTDESFVQFNCKLGQYFDKWLELADVEKNYESVRDFMIFDQMLSSCSHDLRSFLLEQSLQNSCQLAESADRYLVAHGMKKCRKSNDKIPSKPHAKPVADNISKSPKVSNSVTKSDSNVKCHHCGEVGHIRPNCPVYKLNKKSDKVVPKIGVVLGREEKLHNCVTDTDGKIFDQSVEIVFDTGCNTVVVRDTLVPLNYPRGRKVKVYDYLGRPLYLNTVHTIVESKFFSGKVKAIVAPIRCADVIIGLIPGLKHNVDAGLSLINGDEFVSDRNVNVNVVTRAKAKDKVKERPMSSNLESLDKEYGLNSDEFSEYQKECPSLAGIRKLLDNEESVTLKCRTVKYVNVGDLIYRKCLESSKPEDVGKLQLVVPVQYRNIIMKLAHESLLAGHFSSRKTVDKIMQKFYWPRASLDIHRFCKSCHSCQKFSSKPKKVPLVPMPIVNEPFSRIAIDLVGPITPCTKKGHKYILTVIDMATR